The following proteins are encoded in a genomic region of Nocardioides sp. cx-173:
- the corA gene encoding magnesium/cobalt transporter CorA: MIIDSAVYRHGVRLPVDCQPHDYATLRAQAKEHGDFVWVGLHEPDQAELERVADAFELHRLAVEDAVAAHQRPKLERYGDHLFLILKTLWYIDEQDAVETGEISMFVGHDFVITVRHGEGGALHSARHHLEQRSQVLTHGPSAVVYAVCDSVVDAYAQVIEALQEDVDEVEESVFSPTRSDDSVRIYTLKREIAEVRRAVLPLREPMRRFASGTVPGMDEGAAPFFRDVADHLARDAETIDGLDSLLSTAFDAYIARISVQQNDDMRKISAGVGLVAAPTLIAGIYGMNFEHMAGLGWSLGYPVTLLLMALSSGVLWVFFKKSGWL, translated from the coding sequence GTGATCATCGACAGCGCGGTGTACCGCCACGGCGTCCGGCTGCCGGTCGACTGCCAGCCGCACGACTACGCGACGCTGCGCGCCCAGGCCAAGGAGCACGGCGACTTCGTGTGGGTGGGGCTCCACGAGCCCGACCAGGCCGAGTTGGAGCGGGTCGCCGACGCCTTCGAGCTGCACCGCCTGGCCGTGGAGGACGCGGTCGCCGCGCACCAGCGCCCCAAGCTGGAGCGCTACGGCGACCACCTGTTCCTCATCCTCAAGACGCTCTGGTACATCGACGAGCAGGACGCCGTCGAGACCGGCGAGATCAGCATGTTCGTCGGCCACGACTTCGTCATCACCGTGCGGCACGGCGAGGGCGGGGCGCTGCACTCGGCCCGTCACCACCTGGAACAGCGCAGCCAGGTGCTCACCCACGGCCCCTCGGCCGTCGTCTACGCGGTCTGCGACTCGGTGGTCGACGCCTACGCCCAGGTCATCGAGGCGCTCCAGGAGGACGTCGACGAGGTGGAGGAGTCGGTCTTCTCCCCCACGCGAAGCGACGACTCGGTGCGGATCTACACGCTCAAGCGCGAGATCGCCGAGGTCCGGCGTGCGGTGCTGCCCCTGCGCGAGCCGATGCGCCGCTTCGCCAGCGGCACGGTCCCGGGGATGGACGAGGGCGCGGCGCCGTTCTTCCGCGACGTGGCCGACCACCTCGCGCGCGACGCCGAGACCATCGACGGCCTGGACTCTCTGCTGTCCACCGCCTTCGACGCCTACATCGCCCGGATCTCGGTCCAGCAGAACGACGACATGCGCAAGATCTCCGCCGGCGTCGGCCTGGTCGCGGCCCCCACCTTGATCGCGGGGATCTACGGCATGAACTTCGAGCACATGGCCGGGCTGGGCTGGTCCCTCGGATACCCCGTCACGCTGCTGCTGATGGCGTTGTCGTCGGGGGTGCTGTGGGTGTTCTTCAAGAAGTCCGGGTGGCTGTAG